One part of the Streptomyces lienomycini genome encodes these proteins:
- a CDS encoding NADPH-dependent FMN reductase: MDTTTAPLRVTLLVGSNRHGRFGPVVADWLMSHLRAHDDLVPDLVDVAGTDLPTTFARTPQATAALAEITPKLADADAFVVLTPEYNHSFPAGLKNVIDWHFGEWRAKPVGLVSYGGLSGGLRAAEHLRQVFAELHAVTVRDTVSFHNAGASFDDAGVLRDPSGPDAAAKTMLDQVVWWGRALREAKEKRPYDGA, translated from the coding sequence ATGGACACAACGACCGCACCGCTGCGTGTGACCCTGCTCGTCGGCAGCAACCGCCACGGCCGCTTCGGCCCCGTCGTCGCCGACTGGCTGATGAGCCACCTCCGGGCCCACGACGACCTGGTCCCGGACCTCGTGGACGTCGCCGGGACCGACCTGCCCACCACCTTCGCCCGGACCCCGCAGGCCACCGCCGCGCTGGCGGAGATCACCCCGAAACTGGCGGACGCCGACGCGTTCGTCGTCCTCACCCCCGAGTACAACCACTCGTTTCCGGCGGGCCTGAAGAACGTCATCGACTGGCACTTCGGCGAGTGGCGTGCCAAGCCCGTCGGCCTGGTCTCCTACGGCGGTCTGTCCGGCGGCCTGCGCGCCGCCGAGCACCTGCGCCAGGTCTTCGCCGAACTGCACGCCGTCACCGTCCGCGACACCGTCTCCTTCCACAACGCCGGCGCCTCCTTCGACGACGCGGGCGTCCTCAGGGATCCGTCGGGGCCGGACGCCGCGGCCAAGACGATGCTCGACCAGGTGGTGTGGTGGGGGCGGGCCCTGCGGGAGGCGAAGGAGAAGCGGCCCTACGACGGCGCGTAG
- a CDS encoding class F sortase, with the protein MRRVKDTAIAAVTVVALCSGAGLLLGGGRTGSPPQPSAAQSGTGRADRTGGAAAAAALPPSPPDRVRIPAIGVDAPLTGLGLTGSGSLDVPPAEKKNLAGWYEAGTTPGETGTAIVAGHVDNAEGPAVFYRLGALAKGSTVEVDRRDGGVAVFTVDAVEVYATDAFPDEKVYGAADRPELRVITCGGPYSRSTGYQGNVVVFAHLTGSR; encoded by the coding sequence ATGCGCAGGGTCAAGGACACCGCGATAGCGGCCGTCACCGTGGTCGCCCTCTGCTCGGGGGCGGGGCTGCTGCTCGGCGGCGGCCGCACCGGGTCACCGCCGCAGCCGTCGGCCGCGCAGTCCGGCACCGGGCGGGCGGACCGGACCGGAGGGGCGGCCGCCGCTGCCGCGCTGCCGCCCTCCCCGCCGGACCGCGTGCGCATCCCGGCGATCGGCGTGGACGCCCCGCTGACGGGCCTGGGTCTGACCGGTTCGGGCAGCCTGGACGTGCCGCCCGCCGAGAAGAAGAACCTCGCCGGCTGGTACGAGGCCGGTACCACCCCCGGCGAGACGGGCACCGCGATCGTCGCCGGTCACGTCGACAACGCCGAGGGCCCCGCCGTCTTCTACCGCCTCGGCGCCCTGGCCAAGGGCTCGACGGTCGAGGTCGACCGGCGCGACGGCGGTGTCGCGGTCTTCACCGTGGACGCGGTGGAGGTCTACGCCACCGACGCCTTCCCCGACGAGAAGGTCTACGGCGCCGCCGACCGCCCCGAACTGCGGGTCATCACCTGCGGCGGCCCCTACTCACGCAGTACCGGCTACCAGGGCAACGTGGTCGTCTTCGCCCACCTCACCGGCAGCCGGTGA